From Spirosoma aerolatum, one genomic window encodes:
- a CDS encoding ATP-binding protein: MITIDTTHQPIWTTNRLRTHILSLLLALSMLRALTTYAQSVTRIDSLPADGLSLVKGWRWHTGDNPAWANPSFDDSRWDTIRPGRPITRLDNVKNHPLGWLRYTFTLNTDTLPVSLAATLNQAGASDIYIDGSRWQQLGRVGSTYQTQRSYTPSDHAIYLLPPLAPGRHVLAIRLSQQLPPWYSPKFLYFTLPVFQITLFEAQHLATSQFNRLYTQALGNYLLVGIFFMLGVIHFLYYYYRRKRVNLVFGLTMLSGAFCITLVELLGLITDPSIGEWLIVSQGLLVSLFMLMLLVTYYVYLDQPLPWFLVIEGILLIIPRCIMSLSSSWQVASIISILAITGLFADGIRVSINAIRAKQINARFMLSSILVMLVILLLGGFMSWWLSIHFPAYNAILSAMTNLLFFLTLPITFAIILAREHAQTNKTLEERLVQVQQLSAEKENILTQQNETLEQQVTQRTSELTQSLTELRETQQQLIQREKMASLGELTAGIAHEIQNPLNFVNNFAEVSGELLVELRDEQQKGTNRDLTLEEELLDDLTGNLQKIRQHGSRAASIIKGMLGHARTSTGQREPTDLNTLCNEYLRLAYHGLLATDKQFNAQLETHFDPNLKEVTVVPQDMGRVLLNLFSNAFHAVREKATKATGAYQPIVVVRTYQEDTGIRITIHDNGTGIADQVRAKVFNPFFTTKPTGQGTGLGLSLSYDIVTKGHAGSLTFDTVPDQGTTFTIWLPIKQ; encoded by the coding sequence ATGATTACAATCGATACGACACATCAGCCAATTTGGACAACGAATCGACTACGTACCCATATTCTATCTCTGCTGTTGGCGCTGTCTATGTTGAGGGCACTGACCACGTATGCTCAATCGGTAACCCGAATCGACAGCCTGCCCGCTGATGGATTGTCGCTAGTAAAGGGCTGGCGCTGGCATACCGGCGATAACCCGGCCTGGGCTAATCCCTCGTTCGATGATAGCCGATGGGATACCATCCGGCCAGGCCGTCCAATAACGCGTCTGGACAACGTCAAAAACCATCCCCTTGGCTGGCTGCGCTATACCTTCACGCTTAATACAGATACGCTGCCTGTTTCTCTGGCAGCTACGCTCAATCAGGCCGGGGCTTCGGACATTTATATAGACGGGTCACGATGGCAACAACTGGGACGAGTCGGGTCAACCTACCAGACTCAGCGATCTTATACGCCATCCGATCATGCGATCTACCTTCTGCCCCCCTTAGCTCCCGGTCGTCATGTACTGGCTATACGGCTTTCGCAGCAACTGCCCCCCTGGTATTCGCCTAAGTTCCTTTATTTTACCCTGCCTGTTTTCCAAATTACGTTGTTCGAAGCGCAGCACTTAGCCACGAGTCAGTTTAACCGACTGTATACCCAGGCGCTTGGCAATTACCTGCTGGTCGGTATCTTCTTCATGCTGGGGGTTATCCACTTTCTTTATTATTACTACCGCCGAAAGCGGGTCAATCTGGTATTCGGACTAACCATGCTTTCGGGGGCTTTCTGCATTACACTGGTCGAATTGCTGGGCCTCATCACCGATCCATCAATTGGCGAATGGCTTATCGTAAGCCAGGGATTACTCGTATCGCTCTTTATGCTGATGCTCCTGGTCACCTATTACGTCTACCTGGATCAGCCCTTACCCTGGTTTTTAGTCATAGAGGGTATTTTGCTGATTATCCCCCGGTGTATAATGTCCTTATCGTCATCCTGGCAAGTCGCCAGCATTATATCCATTCTGGCCATTACCGGGCTATTTGCCGATGGCATACGGGTCAGCATCAATGCCATTCGGGCCAAACAAATAAATGCCCGGTTCATGCTCAGTAGTATTCTTGTCATGCTGGTCATCCTGCTGCTGGGTGGCTTTATGAGCTGGTGGTTATCAATCCACTTCCCGGCTTATAATGCAATTTTGTCAGCCATGACGAATCTGCTTTTCTTCCTGACACTACCGATCACATTTGCTATCATACTAGCCCGTGAACATGCCCAGACGAACAAAACGCTGGAAGAACGACTGGTACAGGTGCAACAGCTATCTGCCGAAAAAGAAAATATTCTGACCCAGCAAAACGAAACCCTCGAACAACAGGTGACCCAGCGCACATCTGAACTGACGCAATCGCTGACCGAACTTCGCGAGACACAGCAACAGCTAATTCAACGCGAAAAAATGGCTAGCCTGGGCGAGCTTACAGCGGGTATAGCCCACGAAATACAAAACCCACTCAACTTCGTCAATAACTTTGCCGAGGTATCGGGCGAGTTACTGGTCGAACTTCGGGACGAACAACAAAAAGGGACGAACCGCGACCTAACACTCGAAGAAGAACTGCTGGACGATCTGACGGGTAATCTGCAAAAGATTCGGCAACACGGTAGTCGGGCAGCAAGTATTATCAAAGGCATGCTGGGTCATGCCCGCACCAGTACTGGTCAGCGGGAGCCAACCGACCTGAATACCCTCTGTAACGAATACCTTCGGTTGGCCTATCATGGCCTCCTGGCAACAGACAAGCAGTTTAACGCCCAACTGGAAACTCATTTCGACCCCAATCTGAAAGAGGTAACTGTAGTGCCTCAGGATATGGGGCGCGTACTACTCAATTTATTCAGCAATGCGTTCCATGCCGTTCGCGAAAAAGCGACTAAGGCTACTGGAGCATACCAGCCAATCGTCGTTGTACGTACGTATCAGGAAGATACTGGGATCAGAATCACAATTCATGACAATGGTACGGGCATCGCCGATCAGGTCCGGGCCAAAGTGTTCAATCCTTTTTTTACGACCAAGCCTACCGGGCAGGGAACCGGCTTAGGCTTATCACTCAGTTACGACATCGTCACCAAAGGGCATGCTGGCTCCCTAACCTTCGATACGGTCCCCGATCAGGGAACAACATTTACCATTTGGCTACCCATCAAACAGTAG
- a CDS encoding ABC transporter permease, with product MNVPVFLARKVRHAPEGSFSATVTRIGIGSIALGLAILIVAFAVLYGFKHTIQQKIFLFGAHLGVSKFTNNMSYEETALPLHSNLYDDSTKIPGIRHIQAVALKAGILKTKEELSGVILKGVGRDYDWNLFQGSLVAGKVPVVGADTGSGSTQLLLSQYMANQLGVNVGESVPLYFLGNAPRARKMTVVGIYDTGLEEVDKTIALGDIRLIQRLNRWGPDSVGSYEIFVNDFARLDQTAANVFQALSPDMRLTRVTDQYRPLFDWMLLLDRNMVILLSLITFIASFNMISVLLVLMMERTPMVGLLKALGAANPLIRRMFVFVGLNMVSWGLLIGNVVGLGLCYIQDRFKLIPLDPKNYFMNYVPIVWDWPTILALNGGAVLLIALVLWFPTFIINRIQPVKALAFKK from the coding sequence TTGAACGTCCCTGTTTTTTTAGCCCGTAAGGTTCGCCACGCGCCAGAGGGCAGTTTTTCGGCTACGGTTACTCGAATCGGCATTGGCAGTATTGCGCTGGGTTTAGCCATTCTGATTGTAGCCTTTGCGGTCCTTTATGGGTTTAAACATACGATTCAGCAGAAGATTTTTCTGTTTGGGGCGCATCTGGGCGTGAGCAAGTTTACCAACAATATGTCGTATGAAGAAACGGCCCTGCCTCTGCATTCCAACCTGTACGACGACAGTACGAAAATTCCGGGCATTCGGCATATTCAGGCGGTAGCGCTAAAGGCGGGTATCCTCAAAACCAAAGAGGAACTGAGTGGGGTGATTCTGAAAGGTGTGGGCCGCGATTATGACTGGAATCTGTTTCAGGGATCGCTGGTAGCCGGAAAAGTCCCCGTTGTTGGAGCCGATACAGGTTCCGGATCGACCCAACTGTTGCTGAGTCAGTACATGGCAAACCAACTGGGGGTAAACGTGGGCGAAAGTGTGCCTTTGTATTTCCTGGGGAATGCCCCGCGGGCTCGTAAGATGACCGTTGTTGGTATTTATGACACCGGGCTGGAAGAAGTCGATAAAACCATTGCCCTGGGTGATATTCGACTCATTCAACGGCTGAATCGCTGGGGGCCTGATTCAGTAGGAAGCTACGAGATTTTTGTCAATGATTTTGCCCGACTCGACCAGACAGCCGCCAACGTTTTTCAGGCCCTGTCGCCCGATATGCGCCTGACGCGCGTAACGGATCAGTATCGACCCTTGTTCGACTGGATGCTTCTGCTCGACCGAAATATGGTTATCCTACTGAGCCTGATTACGTTTATTGCTTCGTTCAATATGATTTCGGTGTTGCTGGTGCTGATGATGGAGCGAACACCTATGGTTGGTTTGTTGAAAGCACTGGGAGCCGCTAATCCGCTCATACGGCGCATGTTTGTATTTGTCGGGCTCAATATGGTTAGTTGGGGACTACTGATTGGCAACGTAGTCGGGTTGGGGCTTTGCTATATACAGGACCGTTTCAAACTGATTCCGCTCGATCCCAAAAATTACTTTATGAACTATGTACCCATTGTGTGGGACTGGCCGACTATTCTGGCCTTAAATGGAGGGGCCGTTTTGCTAATTGCGCTGGTGCTTTGGTTTCCAACATTCATCATTAACCGGATTCAGCCGGTAAAAGCGCTGGCCTTTAAAAAGTAA
- a CDS encoding serine hydrolase → MRVQRGQTWAVLAAYFIVLVNSLGFGQQRPAKEGTHQTPSEVDAFLRKKLSERRITGLQVTVVQQGKIVLSKSYGMANVQDGVPVTNRSIFPINSCTKAFTGVAIMQLVEEGKIDLSAPVSRYLDSLPQAWRPVTIRQLLTHVSGLPDINQLLNPGTYGLEGVGTEEAAFAKIQTFPMDFPTGTQFSYNQTNYLLLGKIIDKFRGKPFAQVFKERQFDVVGMPGTVFGDSRDVIPGMVQSYRYVTRLDGKPLGEEKLITNYAEFPPMRRTASGMNSTAEDMARWIIALQQGKLLKTKEALKTLWTPGSYNNGSPTQWALGWTVKPRPKHDAILITGGGRSAMCVYPEDELAIVVLTNLAGSYPEEFVDELAGFFNPAIPLSDPITALRMQLEKQGFDQASAIFAELKRTNPGFQPTETDLNDWGYRLLNGQGKPKEALAVFKLIVKQYPDSWNAYDSLGEALLKNGRKEEAISMYQKSVTLNPDNQNGKKMLEWIAK, encoded by the coding sequence ATGCGCGTACAAAGAGGTCAGACCTGGGCTGTATTGGCAGCTTATTTTATTGTATTGGTAAATTCATTGGGCTTCGGTCAACAGAGGCCAGCGAAGGAAGGAACTCACCAAACACCCAGTGAGGTCGATGCCTTTCTTCGGAAAAAGCTAAGTGAACGTCGGATTACCGGGTTACAGGTAACGGTGGTTCAGCAGGGGAAGATTGTCCTGTCGAAGTCGTACGGTATGGCGAATGTGCAGGATGGAGTACCCGTTACCAATCGGAGTATTTTCCCGATCAACTCCTGCACCAAAGCGTTTACAGGCGTGGCGATCATGCAACTTGTGGAAGAAGGGAAAATAGACCTTTCGGCCCCGGTATCCCGGTATCTGGATAGCCTTCCTCAGGCCTGGCGGCCCGTCACGATCCGCCAGTTATTGACTCACGTTTCGGGGCTGCCCGACATCAATCAACTACTCAATCCTGGTACATACGGGCTGGAAGGCGTTGGCACCGAAGAAGCGGCTTTTGCTAAAATTCAGACGTTTCCGATGGATTTTCCAACCGGAACGCAGTTCAGCTACAATCAGACCAATTATCTGCTGCTCGGTAAAATCATCGACAAATTTCGAGGTAAACCCTTTGCACAGGTATTCAAAGAACGTCAGTTCGATGTGGTCGGCATGCCTGGTACGGTCTTTGGCGATTCACGCGATGTGATTCCGGGTATGGTACAATCGTATCGGTATGTGACCCGTCTGGATGGTAAACCGCTGGGCGAAGAAAAGCTGATTACCAATTACGCCGAGTTTCCGCCCATGCGCCGAACGGCTTCGGGTATGAACAGTACGGCTGAAGATATGGCCCGTTGGATTATAGCATTGCAACAGGGCAAATTGCTGAAAACAAAAGAAGCTTTAAAAACGCTCTGGACACCAGGCTCTTACAATAACGGAAGTCCTACGCAGTGGGCGCTTGGCTGGACGGTGAAGCCACGCCCTAAACATGACGCTATTTTGATTACAGGAGGAGGTCGTTCGGCTATGTGTGTGTACCCCGAGGATGAACTGGCCATAGTTGTTCTGACGAATCTGGCAGGCTCGTATCCCGAGGAGTTTGTGGATGAACTGGCTGGTTTCTTTAATCCGGCAATCCCTTTGTCGGATCCGATTACGGCTTTACGTATGCAACTGGAGAAGCAGGGCTTCGATCAGGCATCAGCCATCTTTGCTGAGCTGAAACGAACAAACCCGGGTTTTCAACCAACCGAGACTGATCTGAACGATTGGGGATATCGACTCCTGAATGGACAGGGAAAACCGAAGGAAGCATTGGCAGTATTTAAACTGATCGTAAAACAATACCCTGATAGCTGGAATGCCTACGATAGTCTTGGCGAAGCGTTATTGAAGAACGGGAGAAAAGAAGAAGCCATCAGCATGTACCAGAAATCCGTTACTCTCAATCCTGATAATCAGAACGGGAAAAAGATGCTGGAGTGGATTGCGAAGTAA
- a CDS encoding prolyl oligopeptidase family serine peptidase: MKHLFYWPLTLLTASVLAQSAPKSSGTPELPQLTVETIMQDPKNWVGTSPSNPFWSEDSQTLYFNWNPEKAKSDSLYKVTFVPTAKGKPLTASKPVKVSPAERRALPTPPVAAYNRAYTQRLFERQGDLYLLDVKTGAIRQLTNTVEVENDPNFSGDEQRVVFRRSNNLFSIDLKTGQLDQLTDFRPGSKKPDPKPSDEEKFLKQDALRLSTVLTERKEKKDEGERISKADRPKRPKEVYLEERQLLGPQLSPDGRFITYRLSKSASNVKTAQVPNYVTESGYTEEIAARTKVGVPAATQEFFVYDRVKDTVRTVSLKAIPGIYDQPAYLKTTAKAKADTSKKMRPVTMTSVLWSDDGKLAVVTARSFDNKDRWIMRLDLETQKLTVLDRQHDDAWIGGPGIQGFGPSAGNMNFLADNQTIWFQSEADGYSHIYTVNVLTGEKKQLTSGKFEVQQVQLSRDKKYFFLQTNEVHPGEQHYYRMAVTGGERVKLTTMPGANDVTLAPNETRMAIRYSSSNQPWELYVTDIKADAKKGDIGKDALKLTDSPTAEFKKYPWREPALVTIPARDGQTIYARLYKPTKASGKAVVFVHGAGYLQNAHKWWSQYFREYMFHNLLTDKGYTVLDIDYRASAGYGRDWRTGIYRHMGGKDLDDHVDAAKWLVQNHGVDANRIGIYGGSYGGFITLMAMFTTPDVFKAGAALRPVTDWAAYNHGYTANILNEPQLDSLSYRLSSPINFAEGLKNYLLICHGMVDVNVHFQDTVRLIQRLIELRKENWEVAAYPVEDHGFVEPTSWMDEYKRILKLFEERL; encoded by the coding sequence ATGAAACACCTCTTTTACTGGCCACTCACACTTCTTACGGCATCGGTGCTTGCCCAATCAGCGCCCAAATCGTCGGGAACGCCGGAGCTTCCGCAACTCACCGTCGAAACGATTATGCAAGACCCTAAAAATTGGGTCGGCACGTCCCCTTCCAACCCATTCTGGTCCGAAGATTCACAGACGCTTTATTTTAACTGGAACCCCGAAAAAGCGAAAAGTGATTCGCTTTATAAGGTAACGTTCGTACCAACTGCTAAAGGCAAACCTCTGACGGCATCAAAACCTGTAAAGGTTAGCCCCGCCGAGCGTCGGGCATTGCCCACGCCACCTGTAGCCGCCTACAACCGGGCGTATACCCAACGGCTGTTCGAACGGCAGGGTGATTTGTATTTGCTCGACGTAAAAACGGGTGCTATCCGGCAACTGACGAATACGGTTGAGGTTGAAAATGATCCAAATTTTTCGGGCGATGAGCAACGGGTAGTCTTCCGGCGCAGTAACAACCTGTTCAGTATCGATCTGAAAACGGGCCAACTGGACCAGCTAACCGACTTCCGGCCCGGCTCGAAAAAGCCCGATCCCAAACCCTCCGATGAGGAGAAATTTCTGAAACAGGATGCGTTACGGCTTTCGACGGTGCTGACGGAACGAAAAGAGAAAAAGGACGAAGGCGAACGTATCAGCAAAGCCGACCGTCCCAAACGCCCGAAGGAAGTTTACCTGGAAGAACGGCAATTGCTCGGCCCACAACTTAGTCCTGATGGCCGGTTCATTACGTATCGACTGTCAAAAAGTGCGTCGAATGTTAAAACAGCCCAGGTCCCCAATTATGTTACCGAATCGGGCTATACCGAAGAAATTGCGGCTCGTACTAAAGTAGGGGTGCCAGCCGCTACGCAGGAGTTTTTTGTATACGATCGGGTAAAAGATACCGTGCGAACCGTTAGCCTGAAAGCTATTCCCGGAATTTATGACCAACCCGCCTATCTGAAAACGACGGCCAAAGCAAAAGCCGACACCAGCAAGAAAATGCGTCCAGTGACCATGACCAGTGTGCTTTGGTCGGACGATGGCAAACTGGCCGTGGTAACCGCCCGGTCGTTCGATAATAAAGATCGCTGGATTATGCGGCTCGACTTGGAAACCCAGAAACTCACCGTTCTGGATCGGCAGCACGACGATGCCTGGATTGGCGGGCCGGGTATTCAGGGCTTCGGCCCATCGGCTGGTAACATGAACTTTCTGGCCGACAATCAAACGATCTGGTTCCAGTCGGAAGCAGACGGCTATTCGCACATCTACACGGTTAATGTGCTGACGGGCGAGAAAAAACAACTGACATCGGGAAAGTTTGAAGTACAACAGGTGCAGTTATCGAGAGATAAAAAATACTTTTTCCTGCAAACCAACGAAGTCCATCCCGGCGAACAGCACTATTACCGGATGGCCGTTACGGGCGGTGAACGAGTAAAGCTCACCACTATGCCGGGAGCCAACGATGTAACCCTGGCCCCTAACGAAACACGGATGGCCATTCGCTACTCGTCGAGCAACCAGCCCTGGGAGCTTTACGTTACCGACATCAAGGCTGATGCGAAAAAGGGGGATATTGGGAAAGACGCGCTCAAACTGACCGACTCGCCTACCGCCGAATTCAAAAAATATCCCTGGCGCGAACCGGCTTTGGTAACCATTCCCGCCCGCGATGGCCAAACGATTTATGCCCGGCTATATAAACCGACAAAAGCAAGTGGAAAAGCGGTTGTGTTCGTTCATGGCGCAGGTTATTTACAGAATGCACACAAATGGTGGAGCCAGTACTTTCGCGAGTATATGTTCCATAACTTACTCACCGACAAGGGGTATACGGTACTGGACATTGACTATCGGGCCAGTGCTGGCTACGGTCGTGACTGGCGAACGGGCATCTATCGGCACATGGGTGGTAAGGATTTAGATGACCATGTCGATGCGGCCAAATGGCTGGTGCAGAACCATGGTGTAGATGCGAACCGGATTGGCATTTATGGCGGATCGTATGGTGGGTTTATTACGCTGATGGCGATGTTTACCACACCAGATGTATTCAAAGCCGGTGCCGCGCTTCGTCCTGTAACCGACTGGGCGGCCTACAACCACGGCTATACGGCTAACATCCTGAACGAGCCCCAGTTAGATTCGCTATCGTACCGTTTGTCGTCGCCCATCAACTTTGCTGAAGGGCTGAAAAATTATCTCCTCATCTGCCACGGTATGGTCGATGTAAACGTTCATTTTCAGGATACGGTCCGGCTCATTCAGCGACTAATCGAGCTTCGAAAAGAGAACTGGGAAGTAGCCGCCTATCCTGTCGAAGATCATGGGTTTGTGGAGCCTACCAGTTGGATGGACGAATACAAGCGTATTCTGAAATTGTTCGAAGAGCGATTATAG
- a CDS encoding nucleotidyltransferase domain-containing protein → MVLYGSYARGDYDEESDIDLMVLLNDENVNTYAELFRLSDITMDFILR, encoded by the coding sequence GTGGTGCTGTATGGTTCGTATGCCAGGGGAGATTACGACGAGGAGTCGGACATTGACCTGATGGTACTACTGAACGACGAAAACGTAAATACCTATGCCGAGCTATTCCGATTAAGTGATATTACAATGGATTTTATTCTTCGGTAA
- a CDS encoding HEPN domain-containing protein codes for MKEQIDRFLEHASDTLDDAQFLHQNGRVLALVNRAYYAIFYCVCALLLTEGITTKKHEGARVKFHELFIKTGRFSRDAGKILERNFAARQSADYDMEAFLSDEEAKLC; via the coding sequence ATGAAAGAACAGATTGATCGCTTTTTAGAACATGCTTCTGATACTCTGGACGATGCCCAGTTTCTGCATCAGAATGGCCGTGTTTTAGCGCTGGTAAATAGAGCATATTATGCAATCTTTTATTGTGTCTGCGCTTTACTATTGACAGAAGGCATCACCACAAAAAAACACGAGGGAGCACGGGTTAAATTTCATGAGCTATTCATAAAAACTGGTCGCTTTTCTCGTGACGCTGGTAAAATTCTGGAACGGAATTTCGCTGCCCGTCAGTCAGCAGACTACGATATGGAAGCTTTTCTAAGCGATGAAGAAGCAAAACTCTGTTAG
- a CDS encoding YciI family protein — MQYVVHAYDHTDPDALDRRMAARPAHFEYVRQLKEKGEFILGGALLDPDGKMIGSMLLLNLESKDRLDDYLQNDPYIVQGVWETIDVKPFRQASV, encoded by the coding sequence ATGCAATACGTTGTTCACGCATACGACCATACCGACCCCGATGCGCTGGATCGGCGGATGGCCGCCCGTCCGGCTCATTTTGAGTACGTCCGTCAACTGAAAGAAAAAGGAGAGTTTATTTTGGGCGGTGCCCTGCTCGATCCCGATGGGAAAATGATTGGTTCGATGCTTTTACTAAATCTCGAATCGAAGGACCGATTGGATGATTACTTGCAAAATGACCCGTATATTGTGCAGGGCGTTTGGGAAACCATCGATGTAAAACCCTTCCGTCAGGCGAGTGTGTAA
- a CDS encoding HAD-IA family hydrolase: protein MDGLLVDSEPHWRAMEREVFATVGLYLTDEECKQTTGLPILDVVHYWFARRPWADPTAIGRGFQELADAITEGVHERIAHMAEPMPGAVETLNFFAQQGMPTAIASASPMSLIEVVVDRLGIRQSLTLWHSATLEARNKPAPDVYLGTARKLGVLPADCLAFEDSGNGLKSAHSAGMRTVAVPGAFELNDPKFAIADVILPSLTEFSATLFDTLQTTENYS from the coding sequence ATGGATGGCCTTCTGGTGGATTCGGAACCCCACTGGCGAGCTATGGAACGTGAGGTATTTGCCACGGTTGGGCTATACCTGACTGACGAAGAGTGCAAACAGACGACGGGATTGCCCATTCTGGATGTGGTACATTACTGGTTTGCCCGCCGTCCGTGGGCTGACCCAACAGCAATAGGGCGAGGGTTTCAGGAACTGGCCGACGCCATTACCGAAGGGGTTCATGAGCGAATCGCGCACATGGCAGAACCGATGCCGGGGGCTGTTGAAACACTGAATTTTTTCGCTCAGCAGGGCATGCCAACGGCCATTGCTTCGGCGTCGCCCATGAGTTTGATTGAAGTGGTTGTCGATCGGCTTGGTATCCGCCAATCGCTCACTCTCTGGCATTCGGCTACATTGGAAGCGCGTAATAAACCGGCTCCTGATGTATATTTGGGCACGGCCCGGAAACTGGGGGTATTACCTGCCGACTGTCTGGCATTTGAAGATTCAGGCAATGGACTGAAATCGGCTCACAGTGCGGGTATGCGAACGGTGGCAGTGCCTGGTGCCTTTGAATTGAATGACCCGAAATTTGCTATAGCCGATGTGATTCTACCTTCACTAACGGAATTTTCGGCAACCCTATTTGATACCCTACAAACCACAGAAAACTATTCCTAA
- a CDS encoding PhzF family phenazine biosynthesis protein, translating to MRIYQLDAFTDQLFAGNPAAVIPLTNWLPDERLQQIAAENNLAETAFYVKTDQKDTYHIRWFTPTIEVDLCGHATLATGYVLFFLENTELGDQVFFTSRSGLLKVCRSQDGWLTLDFPADIVHKANLQPPALISSVKERPLEIYKGKTDYMLVYKSQDQIEALEPDFREMNTVPARGVIVTAPANPDSGIDFVARFFGPQAGIDEDPVTGSAYTTLMPYWAERLGKTELSARQLSKRGGYIRCKLNDDGTNPIRVDISGQVQLYMTGEIHH from the coding sequence ATGCGTATTTATCAACTTGACGCGTTTACCGATCAATTGTTTGCCGGTAATCCGGCGGCAGTTATACCGTTGACCAATTGGCTTCCTGATGAACGGCTACAGCAAATCGCGGCAGAAAACAACCTGGCAGAAACGGCATTTTATGTAAAAACCGATCAGAAAGACACGTATCATATTCGCTGGTTTACGCCTACTATCGAAGTCGACCTATGCGGGCACGCTACCCTCGCTACAGGATACGTGCTGTTTTTCCTGGAAAATACTGAACTGGGCGATCAGGTATTTTTTACGTCCCGATCGGGTTTGCTGAAAGTGTGCCGAAGCCAGGATGGCTGGTTAACGCTTGATTTTCCGGCTGATATAGTTCACAAAGCTAACCTCCAACCGCCTGCCTTGATCAGTAGTGTAAAGGAAAGACCCCTGGAAATTTACAAGGGTAAAACCGATTACATGCTGGTTTACAAATCGCAGGACCAGATCGAAGCGCTGGAACCTGATTTTCGGGAAATGAATACCGTACCCGCGCGGGGAGTCATTGTGACCGCACCCGCCAATCCGGATTCAGGGATTGATTTTGTAGCCCGCTTTTTCGGTCCGCAGGCAGGTATCGATGAAGACCCGGTAACGGGTTCTGCGTATACGACGCTTATGCCGTACTGGGCCGAGCGGTTAGGGAAAACGGAACTGTCGGCCCGCCAGTTGTCAAAACGAGGAGGTTATATTCGGTGTAAACTCAATGATGATGGAACCAACCCCATCCGGGTCGATATTTCAGGGCAGGTGCAGTTGTATATGACCGGAGAAATTCATCACTGA
- a CDS encoding GNAT family N-acetyltransferase — translation MEIQYTSVSELPQEPLLSSLIDLLIAVFSNRSRSKLLAELIDQQSRTGLQMQLALADGRVVGCKLGYERKKGHYYSWLGGVHSDFRGHGIASELMRRQHEWCRTQKYHTIRTQTYNQWRSMLSLNIHVGFDIIGVTQGKRGLAIVLEKKL, via the coding sequence ATGGAAATACAGTATACATCCGTTTCTGAGCTTCCCCAGGAGCCTCTCCTTTCTTCACTGATCGATCTGCTTATCGCTGTTTTTTCTAATCGATCTCGTTCCAAACTACTCGCTGAACTCATTGATCAGCAATCCCGAACAGGGTTGCAAATGCAACTGGCACTGGCCGATGGTCGGGTTGTTGGTTGTAAACTGGGCTATGAACGGAAGAAGGGCCATTATTATAGCTGGCTCGGTGGGGTTCATTCCGATTTCAGAGGTCACGGAATTGCGTCAGAACTGATGCGCCGACAACACGAGTGGTGCCGAACCCAGAAATACCATACCATCCGAACGCAGACCTACAATCAGTGGCGTTCCATGCTTAGTCTGAATATACACGTTGGCTTCGACATCATTGGCGTCACGCAGGGAAAACGTGGACTGGCTATTGTGCTGGAGAAAAAGTTATAA